The Arachis ipaensis cultivar K30076 chromosome B10, Araip1.1, whole genome shotgun sequence DNA window TTATAAAGGAGATATAAAATAATTTGCTCTTTTGTAAGCACTTAGATGATCTATTTGTTGATATTCTTTTTTTTACCAGTTTAGTGCATAAACAAAATTTGATAATGTTCCAGATTTTTTTTGACTGCCAATTAAAATACAGAGTTTAACTAAATAAAATCTTAGCGGTGGgtgaatattttgaattttttggaAATGGAAAATGAAAAATGCTATTTTATAAAGCCATGAAATGTTTTCCATTTGAAAACTCGAAAAAATGAAGTACATACTTACTATTTGAATTGTTCTAAAATTGAAATACTATTCTCGCGTGTTTTTCAGGTGATTACAAAAGTATTGGGTATACTACCGtactatttataaaatttaaattaaataaaattaattgtaGTTCCTTAAAAATAAgaaacataattaattaaaaaattaaaattaataaaacattaaattaaaagaaaaaagtctAAAAAGTCAGTAACTTTATTAAATTATTGTCAGCATGTAACtagtaaaagaaaaatgagtaatctCATATCATTaaatactattaaaaatattattaacttGATGACTACAAATCGTAAAAGATACTCGCTTCCTAACCCTCATCAATTAAAAGATTAAGTAAAGAATGATATTTTTAAAGGATAAGTACTATTTTTTTTAGCTTGGGCCTGAGCCCATATCTATACCAAAAGTAATATGCAATCGGATCCGTCCAATGACAATTAAATCTGCCCGTCCAATTTAGGATTTCTGAAGCGAAGAGGCTGCTATAAAAGCCTTCACAAACCCTAACGACACTTCTTAGTCACCTGAGCTGCCCCCTGCGTATCAAGAACCCTAAAGGTAGCAGCTCTCTCATCTTTTCTTCTTCGGTTTTTCTTCAACCCTTCGATCGATGTACCATTTCAATTCATCGATGCTATAATCTATTTATCTGTCTTATTTTCCCAGTTCGAGATCTTTGTTTTTCGTAATGTCACGGCTGTTGTATGCTGTTTTCCGATATTGTTCAAATTTTAGAGTGTTCAGTGCGGTAGTATTAACTTAAGACCATGAAATGGAACTTCTTACTGTTCGGTATTTACTTCGATGTGAATGCTTTTCGAGCTGTTGATTTGAAATATGTTAGTTTCTTTGAGTTCCAGTGATGTGTGAGCAGTTATACCTGTTAATATAATATAAGCTTTGGTGTTTTGCCGAAGAAATGCTAGCGAGATTTATAGTATTGATGTTGAAGTTTTTCGTTTTGATTGGAAAATTTAGTTAATAGATTTTAAGTCCTTGTAGATTGATTGCTTGAATCTCAACAATTTAGTTTACAGGGTTCTTAGCATTTTATACTGTCTTATTGAGCATCACGTTTTAGATATCCGTATTTAGAGAAGTATATAGTTTGTTGTTTTTGTAATTTTGGTCGTTGATTGCCTTGTATAGGTAAGCCATGGTGAAGCACAACAATGTTATCCCTAACGGACACTTCCGTAAGCATTGGCAAAACTATGTGAAGACCTGGTTCAATCAACCAGCAAGGAAGACCAGAAGACGGTTAGGTAATTTCGGTTGCATCTTTCTCTTGTTAATTGTATTTaataatttatgatttattttggaTTACCTTAATGTTAAGAATGCATTCAGGCAGCCAGATGAGATTCATGCTGGATACTTTTCATTTAACTTTTTTAAATGTTTATGTATTCCTTAGCTCGCCAGAAGAAAGCTGTGAAGATCTTTCCCAGGCCTACCGCTGGACCTCTCAGACCAGTTGTTCATGGGCAGACTTTGAAATACAACATGAAAGTCAGAGCTGGCAAGGGATTTTCTCTTGAAGAACTTAAGGTAAAAATGGATTGAAGTAATGCCTTTTATCTTTCTTGTAAGTTATAATTGCTAATTGTTTATTGGGTTTACTGAGGTAGTGGAGAGGAAGACAACTGGATTGTTTCTAATGCTGTAATTTGGTATATGATACTGCACATAATCACTTGTTTGCTTGCTTATGGTTTATTGGCTGCTTTTAGGCATTGTTACAAAATAAAACATAGTTTAAATTTAACAAGGTTTGCTGCCTTGCCACATTGTTTttttactttatatatatatatttctaaatGTATGCCAATCTTGTTTTACATCCTAGGCTGCTGGCATTCCGAAAAAGCTAGCTCCAACCATAGGCATTGCTGTTGATCACCGTCGCAAGAACCGTTCTTTGGAGAGTATGCAGGCTAATGTTCAGCGGCTGAAGACATACAAGGCCAAATTGGTTGTGTTCCCAAGACGTGCACGCAAGGTTAAGGTAATACTAATTTTAGCATATGAATTGGTTGTGACATGTGAGTTCTTCTGTCTTCGATTTTAATTTAACTCCTGCAAAGAATATGTAACTAAAAATTTGCTGGAAATACATACTATCTGTATATTGCAGGCTGGTGATTCTACCCCTGAGGAACTTGCAAATGCCACCCAAGTCCAGGGTTCATGCTTGCCAATTGTGAGGGAGAGGCCATCAGTAGAGCTTGTTAAGGTTACAGATGAAATGAAGGCATTTAAGGCTTACTACAAGCTTCGTCTTGAACGCACAAACAAAAAGCATTATGGTGCTAGACTGAAGAAGGCTGCTGaggcagaaaaggaagaaaagaagtaaTGACCTTGCGAGATCAGATTTTGTTATCAATCAATATTATAGTTGTTGCAAGACGATTATGCCTGAGATTAGTTTTGCGGATAACATGGAcccttttactttttatttttgaatattgAAGTTTGTTGGTTTCTTTGGTGCACTAGATTTTCTggattttttttgttagttttgcAATGTTTGTGTTCTGTTCATGTTGAGTTTTTATTATTGCCGATTCGGTTTTATTGCATAGTAACCTCGTTTTCTGAGCACCATCCCATGATCGGTAAAAATTTAACTTGTTTTCAATCACATGGTAATGAACAAAAAATGTCTACATGAAATTTAAATTTCCAACTTATGTTAAATGTCGATGGATGGCATTAGTCCGCTTTTTTACTtttctaatatttatttaatcaatttaaattttgattggCTAATGAGTTATAATTTAAATGGTATAGTTTTTCATAttcattttttttaccaaagataggagactcgaattcGCAACCATTGGCAGTTTTTCATACTCATTTGAAGATgcggtttttttatttttggtaaaaaaaaaaattaaatttatttttggtttaatGTTTCTTCACACAAAATGAAGCTTTTTCTCTGATTTAGTAATTTGTTTAGGTTATTATTAACATGAAACTGCATTTGACATGTTTaagtaaattattatttaatattttttaacaattatttttatCATGTGAGTAATTACCATTTTTCTTTGTAATCtatatacataaatattaatatattttatctaatttaaaaataattacaatggtaaGTGAAAATAATTGTGTTATatatgatgaagaagaaggagagttttgattattgaattgtgtagaattataaaagaaaaaataacactGAGATATAACTGCGACAcaagaatttttaattttgatatcgaAATTTAATTATGTCATTTCTAATTAAATGTATTTTTCTTAGCGTTGAACTAGTTGTGTTATTAAATTCATAAATAAGAAGTTTAGTTATTTATGTGTTATTTATAATAAATTGAtgttttttttattctaaaatatatTTGAATATATTTTATTGGTTGAGTAAGTTAAAATTTTAGACTTGTTTTTAAAGATTTCTTATGTTACTTGCCAAAAATTTCCGTTACTTTTAACTAAATGATGTATTTTGTTATCACTAAAATGATTGTGTGGTATTaactaaagaagaagaagaaaaagaaggggagaaattttgagttttactaaatttaacaAACAATCGCATTAAAACTTTTTAACTTTAACGCAATAAGTTTCTTAATTTTGATATTGAAATTTTTTAACCGTGACATAAGTTCTTATTATGGCAGTAAAACAagaattatgattatgataatgatgatgataacgagagttttgaattgtataaaatttatcagaaaatagaaaaatatcacCAAAGTCTTCAAactgtgataaaaaaaatttcttatttttgaCACCAAAATTTCTTAACATGACATTTACaactaaataaattattaaactaaTCGTGTGGAATttaactaagaaaaagaaaaaggaagtaacaAAAATGTAAGAAGAAGAGCGTGTACTTAGAAATTTTGCTTTGTTGGAGAATTATTTTGTTTAATCTATTTAAGATATAAatataagaaaatataaatggTTAAGTTTAAATATAATTCTTTTTACTTATTGATTGTATAACATTAAATAACCAGTTGTTTGTTTTAATTGATGCTAACTAAAAAGAATAATTTTTACTCTTAATTAATTAGGATGCAGGAGAAATCAGctctttttaatattaaattaacaaTCTTAATTTCTGCTGTAATCACATAATAATGTACCCATTCTTATATTGGTGTTTGATATTTTCTGGCTATTCCTCAAAGAGGTAAAGGCTATACAATTTTTTCAAGTACTTACTATCCATGACAATATATTTGGGCAACAAATGAAATTTACACCCCTCTAGACTGCCCAACGAGGTGGACCGGTCACTAGCCCATCGTAGACTTATTTCTGTTCATGTCCACCACAACCAACATTTTATTAGTGTCCACCGCTTACATTTTTAATATAAATCTACACGGTCACAATGCTTGGAAAAAAAATGTTCCGCTTCC harbors:
- the LOC107623260 gene encoding 60S ribosomal protein L13-1, which produces MVKHNNVIPNGHFRKHWQNYVKTWFNQPARKTRRRLARQKKAVKIFPRPTAGPLRPVVHGQTLKYNMKVRAGKGFSLEELKAAGIPKKLAPTIGIAVDHRRKNRSLESMQANVQRLKTYKAKLVVFPRRARKVKAGDSTPEELANATQVQGSCLPIVRERPSVELVKVTDEMKAFKAYYKLRLERTNKKHYGARLKKAAEAEKEEKK